CATGGGAACATCGTCCAGCACCTTGTAGTGGCCAGCGATGGCGACCAGTTCGGCGTGGAAGTCGCGGCAGAAGATGCGCGCGTCCGGGTTGCCCTGCGCGCCGGCCAGAGCGCGGCCACGCAGGGTACCGTAGATATGGATGCTGCCGTCGGCGATGACCTCCGCCCCGGCGCCCACCGTATTGAGTACGGTCAGGTCGCAGTTCTCCGCATACAGCTGCTGGCCCGAGCGCACCGCGGTGCGTTGCATGCGGCCAGGTGCCGGGCGTGCGGCCGGCGGGGCCGGTTCGGCGCGCACAGGGGGCGGTGGCGGCGGTGGCGGGCTGACCGCGGTCGGCTCGTACTGGGCACGGAACTTGGCGAGCAACGGCACGCCGAGCTGCTGCGACAGCAGGTCGATCTCGCTGGTGCCGTAGGCCAGTGCCACCGGCAGCACGCCGGCATCGCGCAGGCCATCCAGCAGCGCCTTGGCGGTGGCCATGTCCGGCACCTGCGACAGCCCACCGAAATCCAGGATCACCGCCGCACGCCCGAACAGCTTGGGCGCGCGGGTCACGCGCTCACGCATTTCCTGCACCAGCCGCGGCACGTCCAGGGTGCGCACCCGCAAGTTGGCAATGCCCACCTGGCCGATCTTCAGCTCGCCGGCCTGTTCAAAATCCACATTCACACTCGACACGCTTCAGGTCCCCGTCGATGGAGTGGCGGTGGCGGCGGCATGACGCGGTCGGCCCACCCACGGCAATTCTTCGGGCAACGTGCCGCCATAGGTCTCCTTGACCCAGGAATAGCTGCACATGTCCTTCATCAGCATGCTGGCGCGCACGTCCACGTCCGGCATCGTGTTCTGGCCTACTTCGCGGAAGCCGAAGCTGCCATGGAAGAGCAGCGCCGCATCGGCGCCATGGTCCAGGAACACTTCGCAGGCCAGCTGCGGGTAACGCAGCTCGGTGTAGCTCTGCACGTCGGCATAGAACGCCCGCCCGACGCCGCCGCCGCGACGGCGGCTGGCAACCACGATGCGGTCGATATAGAAGAATTCCGGATGACGGTCCCGGAACCAGGCGAAATTGCTGCTGTCATGGGCACTGCCGCTGCCGAACCCGACCAGGAAGCCGGCCAGGTTGCCGTCGCGCTCGGCGACGCGGAAATATTCGGCCTGGGCGTAGAACCGTTGCAGCCTGGTTGAATCCAGCGGCAGGATCGCCAGTCCGGCATTGTTGTTCAGGGCCAGGACGGAATCGAGCTCGTGCTCGCGCACGTCGCGGATGACGATCGACATTGGGACTCCGTGGGGTAACGCTCTCGACCCGAAATCGGATCTGCGTCGGATTATTACATGCGTGGCCTGAAGCGGCGACCCGGCGCGTGCGCGGCGGCCGGCCGCGCGTCCCGGCGATGGGTCGGCACGCGCGGCCGACGCATGCTGCCGCCACCGGCTGCGCCGCCGGGTCGATCGCTGGCCCGAAGGTGCCGGCAGGCGCATGCATGACTTCCGGCAAGAGGGCAGCGGCCGCGCTTGGGCCTAAGATGCGGACATGTTGGGATACCTCAGTCATACGCGCGTCCTGCGCTTCGCCGGCCTGTTCACCTGGGCGATGATCGCCATGCCGTTGGTGTTCATCTACTGGGCGCCCGCCGAGGACGGCGACCACCGCAGTGTGATGGAGGCGGCGATGATGTCGGCGTTCTTCGTCGGCTTCGGGGCCAGCTATTTCTGGTTGACCCGCGGCCTGAGCAGCGGCGGCCATGCCCACTGGTACGACCGGCTGATCCTGCTGCTGCTCACAGTCTGCGCGCTTGCGGTGAGCTACCTCACCCGGACCGGGCTCGGCAGCATCCTCATGATGGTGGCGGCCGGTGTGATCCCCTGGTTGTTGCCGCTGCGCGTTGGCGTGGTCTGGCTGGTGCTGAGCCAGTTGGCCGTGCTTCCGGTCTACCACCTGTTGCTGGGGTTTCCGGTCTCCGGCGCGCTGATGCAGTCGCTGCTCTACGGCGGCTTTTCGATGTTCATCTTCGTCACCAGCCTGGTGGCCCGCCAGCAGGCCGAGGCCCGCGAGGAACAGCGCCGGCTCAACGCCGAACTGCGCGCCACCCGTGCGCTGCTGGCCGAAAGCGCGCGCATCAACGAACGCACCCGCATCTCGCGCGAGCTGCACGACCTGCTGGGGCATCACCTGACCGCGCTCAGCCTCAACCTGGAAGTGGCCGGCCACATCACCGAAGGCCAGGCCCAGGAGCATGTGCGCCAGGCGCATACCCTGGCCAAGCTGCTGCTCACCGACGTGCGCGAGGCGGTCAGCCAGTTGCGCGACAGCGGCGCGATCGACCTGGAAGCGGCGCTGCGGCCGCTGGTCACCCAGGTGCCGTCGCTGGATATCCACCTGGACATCGCCCAGCCGCTGACCCTGGACGACCCCGAGCGCGCCCATGTGCTGCTGCGTTGCACCCAGGAGATCATCACCAACGCGGTGCGCCACGCCGGCGCGCGTAACCTGTGGATCCAGGTGCGGCGCGACGCCGAGACGGTGTTGATCGATGCCCGCGACGATGGCCATGGCGCCGATGCGGTGGCGCCCGGCAACGGCCTGCGCGGCATGCGTGAGCGGCTCAGCCAGTATGGTGGGCAGCTGGAAATCCAAACCCGGCGGGGTGACGGCTTCGGCCTGCGCATCTCCGTTCCAGGCGCGCCGGCACTGATGCCTGCGGCCGTGACTCAAGGAGTGTTCTGATGATCCGTGTGTGCCTGGTCGACGACCAAACCCTGGTGCGCCAGGGGATCCGCTCGCTGTTGGCGCTGGATAACGGCATCGAGGTGGTGGCCGAGGCCTCGGACGGCAAGCAGGCGGTGGAGCAGATTCCGCAGATCCAGCCCGACGTGGTGCTGATGGACATGCGCATGCCGGTGATGTCCGGCCTGGAAGCGCTGCAGATGCTTTCGCGCAACGGCACGCTGCCGCCGACCATCATCCTGACCACCTTCGACGACGACCAGTTGGTACTGGCCGGGCTCAAGGCCGGCGCCAAGGGCTACCTGCTCAAGGATGTCTCGCTGGAACAACTGGTCGGGGCCATCCGCACCGTGGCCGATGGCGGGTCGCTGGTGCAGCCGGCAGTGACCCAGCGCCTGCTCTCGGGCCTGGAACACATGCGCAACGAGTTCGTCAGCCTGGACCGGCCCGATCCGCTCACCGACCGCGAGACCGAAATCCTGCGATTGATGGCCAGCGGCTTTTCCAACAAGGAGATCGCCAATTCGCTGGGCGTGGCCGAGGGCACCATCAAGAATCATGTGTCCAACATCCTGTCCAAGCTGGGCGTGCGCGACCGTACCCGCGCGGTACTGAAGGCGTTCGAGCTGCAATTGGTCTGACCGCAGGATGTCCCGCCCGGCGCCGCGCGTTCGCGGGCGCGCAAGCCTGCGGCTTGCAGGCGGCGCCCGCTCACCCTGTCCAAGCTGGGCGTGCGCGACCGCATCCGCGCAGTGTTTTAAGGCGTCTGAGCCCCCGCTTGGGTGGGCGATCGGCCGACGCATCCGTTGGCGATCGCACGCAAGGGCCGTTCAACGAGTGCGGTGGCGCCGGCTTGCCTGCAGCTTGCAGCGTCTGCGGCCTCGCGACAGCCCGCATCGGTCCGATCAGGCGTCGCGTCCTGGCGGCATCACATGCAGGCAGCGTGGGATGTGCATGATGGCTGCGCGCAGCCGGCGCAAACCCTTGCAACGGCTGGGATTGCGCAGCTCCACCGCGACGTTGCACGCGCTGAATGACACCGCAAGACCGCGCTACCCGTCGCACAACTGAACATCTTTCCCGAAGCCTGCTAGGATGGTGGCTTCGCTTCACTCAACCCGGCCGTGGGATCGGCCCCGGAGACCTCCTGAATGACCCGTATTATCGAGTTCCTGATCGCCTTGGGGATCGTGGCTGGCCTGTTTGTCGTGGTGGGCTTGGTGTTGCCCTCGGAGCGGCAGATGTCCGAGAGTGTTGAGACCAACCGCAGAATGACGATTGTTTACGACACCGTGAACAGCTTCCGTCGTTTCAAGGATTGGAACCCGCTTGTGCTGCGTGACCCGAAGATCCAGCTGAAGCTGGCCGGCCCGGAAGAGGGCAAGGGTGCACGCGTCGAATACAGCTCCACCGAGGGCTACATCGGCAACGGCAGCTGGGAAATCAAAAACACCGTCAAGAACGAGCGTGTTGAGATCGCGGTCGAAGATCCCACCAAGGGCTACGACAAGGTCACCAATTTCACTCTGGCTCCGACCGGCAAGAACAACAAGAACGTCAAGATCACGCAGGACTACAGCGTCAAGTACGGCTGGAACCTGTTCGGTCGCTATGCCGGCCTGTATGTCAGCCGCCACGTGGGCGACGACCTAAAGCTGGGTCTGTCGCGTCTTGCCACCGCACTGGCCACCGTGCCGAACTTCGACTACCGCGCGCAGCTGGATGGCAAGCCGGTGTTGAGCGATCTCAAGATCGTCGATGTGCCGGCCGAAGACCTGCTGGTCGTCACCGCAGGCAACATCGACCGCGACAACGAGACGATCAAGAAGTCGATCAAGGACAACCAGGAGTGGATCAAGCGCGTGATGGACGCCAATGGTCTGGAACCTGCTGGTCCGGTCCGTATCGTCACCACCGACTTCGCCAGCGACAAGTACGCGTTCGACGTCGTGCAGCCGATTCGCAAGCGTGCCGGTGGCGCGCCGAAGGCCGATGCCAAGACCGACGCCGCCAAGGCCGATGCGAAGAAGGATGACGCTTCGGCTGGCGCACCAGTGGATGCGACTCCGGTCGCCGCCGCCGGCGAAGAGCTGAAGCTCAACATCCCGTCCGAGGCACCGGTGAAGTACCAGCGCACTCCGGCGCACCGTTCGGCGTTTGCGACCTATGCAGGTCACATGGCCGGCCTGGATGCCGTGCGTAACTCGCTGCGCGCCTGGGCTGCCACCAGCGGCATGGATGTGAGCGAGCGTCCTTACGAAGCCTGGAAGGGTGGCGTGGACAAGTCGTTCACCCAGGACGGTACCTACGATGTCTACTGGGCCATCAAGTAATCGTCTCACCGCGATGACCTGATCCAGACCAAAGCGCGCCGCAGTCCTGCGGCGCGCTTTTTTTGCGCCACGGCGCTGCCAGGGAAGTTGCCTGCATGTCCTTGCTCGACCGTCGTAAGAAACACCCCTCGTTGCTGGCGCTCTGCGGCGGCCTGCTGGCCGCCATGGCCGTCGGGTTGTCTGCTTACGCCTCGCACGGCGTGGCCGATGCGCTGGTGCAGTCGCGGCTGCAGTTGGCGTCGCTGTATGCGTTCGGCCATGGTGCGGTACTGACCGTGCTGGGCGCTACTGAAACGCGCGCCCTCGGTCGGGTTGGCTTGTACCTGTTGCTGCTCGGCACGCTGCTGTTTGCCGGCAGCCTGGTCGGCGGCGCGTTGCTGCACTGGCCGACCAGCCTGGCACCGGTGGGCGGCGTCAGCCTGATGCTGGGCTGGGTGGTGCTGGCCGTCGGCGCGTTGAGGCGCTGAGATGCCGCGCCATGCTCGCGGGTTCGATGTAGAGGCCGCCTTTGCGCATCTGGCCCGACGCGATCGCGCGCTGGGTGCGTGGATGAAGCGTATCGGCCCCATCGCGCCGCAGCCGGGCTGGCACAAACCGTTCGACCCGGTGGATGCGTTGGCGCGCGCGATCCTGTTCCAGCAGCTCAGTGGCAAGGCCGCGTCCACCATCGTGGCACGGGTGGAGATGGCAATCGGCGCGAGCCGGTTGCATGCCGACACGCTTGCGCGCGTGAACGATGCCGCGCTGCGCGCCTGCGGTGTGTCCGGCAATAAGGCATTGGCGCTACGCGATCTGGCGCAGCGCGAACTGGCCGGTGAGATTCCTTCGCTGCGCAGATTGGCCTTCATGCCTGACCAAGCCATTGTCGAAGCGCTGGTACCGGTCCGCGGCATCGGTCGCTGGACGGTGGAGATGATGCTGATGTTCCGCCTGGGCCGCCCGGACCTGCTGCCCATCGACGACCTGGGCGTGCGCAAGGGTGCCCAGCGCGTGGACAAGCACGAACAGATGCTCGCCCCCAAGGCATTGGCCGAACGCGGCGAACGCTGGGGCCCGTACCGCACCTACGCCGCGTTCTACCTGTGGAAGATCGCCGACTTCAGCGTGGGCGCCAAGGTGCCGACACCGCGTTCGCAGGAATGATCAAACGCGGAGCGCGACGCGACCACAGCGCGCGTCAAGCCGCATGCCAGCGCCAATGCCACGGCTCGTAGACGATACCGTGCGGGTTGTCGCGGGGGTAGCTCAGGCGATAGCCGAAATGCGGCGCATGGTGGCTTAGCCAGGCAAACGCAGCGGTGGACTCGAACGATTCTCCGGCCGGCGGTTCGCCCGGGGTGCCGAGATCCAGCGCGTTTCCGCTGTGGTGCTCACTGAAACCGGGGGCGGCGTTGACTGCCAGGATCTGTTCCAGGGTGAGCCCGCGCCCGAACTTGCGTTCGAAAATGCCCAACTGGTAATCGTGGCTGCGATAGCCGGAGATGGCATCCAGCACGATGTCCGCGCGCAGCGCTGCCGCACGCATCAGGCGCCATGCACGCGCTGCGCCGGCGCTGAGCCATAGTGGCCGGCCGAAGCGATCGCGCCCTGAAAAGTGCAAGGTCGCCGGCTCGGCAATCAGCTGCAGGCCGGTCCGTTGCACATAGCCGTCTGCATCCAGCCCGAGTTGGCTCAGGCGGCGCTGCAGGTCGTCGACCATGAGCGTCATGCCGTGCGGCTGTTGCGTGCGGGCAGCGGCGACCTGTAGCCGGTCCAGCGCCTCGTCCAGCCCGGGCTCGCGTGCCAGCCGCGGCATCAGTGGCATGAGGCCCTGCGCCAGCTGCGCGGCCAGATAACGCCCGTCGCGCTTGCGCCGCAGCAGCCAGTCGGCCTGCGCCAGCACGCGGGCGTCGGCGTTGCTACGCGCGTGCAGCAACGCGGCAGGCAGCAGTTCGATGGCGGTGGTGTTGAGTAGCAGGGTCAGGGCAGGGCGCATCGCGACAGAGTAGGGCGAACGGTCCTGCGCGGCCAGACGTCGCAGATCCGGCGGGCTCGCCCGGTCGTGGGCGGGGGGGGCGCATCACGCGGGGGGGGGGGGGGGGNACGGCGGCCGGCGAGCCGGTAGCCAGGGCCATGGGCAGGGTTACCGCTCCCGCACGCCGATGGAGTGGCAAGCGCTCACGCATCCCGTTCCGGCTCGTCGCGCGGCTTCGGTAGCCGCCCGGCCTTGCGCAGCGCGTCGCGCAGCACGTATTCGATCTGCGCGTTGAGACTGCGCAGTTCGTCGTCGGCCCAGCGTTGCGCGGCCGCCAGGACATCGGCGTTGATGCGCAGCGGATAGGCCTTCTTTTCGCTCATTCGCCGTTCCTGCGACTGCCGTGGCGGCGCAGGTGCATGACCATCGACACGATCAGCGTATTGACGCCGATGATCATGCCGATCACCACCGCATAGATGCCGGCGCGGTTGTCGCCCACCCAATACAGGCACGCAGCGCCGACCAGGATCACCAGGCTGATCAACGCCCAGCGCAGGCCCAGACCGCGCGCGCGGTCATCGTCGTCCGCCCCGATCGAGGCGGCGATCGCCAACGCGGGCAGCCCCGAAAGCGCGACCACCAGCGGCACCATCACATTCATTGCATCACCTCAGTACAGCGAGCCGGCGTTGACCACCGGTTGGGTCCCGCGATCAGCACACAACACGGTGAGCAGGTTGCTGACCATATGCGCCTTGCGCTCTTCGTCCAGCTGCACCACGCCGTTCTTCTGCAGCTCGGCCAGCGCCATTTCGACCATGCCCACCGCGCCCGCCACGATGCGTGTGCGCGCGGCAATCACCGCGTTGGCCTGCTGGCGCTGCAGCATGGCCTGGGCGATTTCCGGCGCATAGGCCAGATGGCTGATGCGTGCTTCGATCACGTCCACCCCGGCCTGGGTGAGCCGTTCGTCCAGGTGCCGCTTGAGCTGTTCGCTGATTTCAGCCGGGTGGCTGCGCAGCGAAATCTGGCCTTCTTCGTGCTGGTCGTAAGGGTAGCTGGTGGCCATTGCGCGTAATGCCGCTTCCGATTGGATATGCACGAAGCTTTCGTAATCGTCCACGTTGTACACGGCCTCGGAGGCATCCAGTACCTGCCACACGATCACCGCGGCGATCTCGATCGGGCTGCCGTCCAGTTCATTGACCTTGAGCCGCCCGCTTTCGAAATTGCGCACGCGCTGGCTAACCCGGCGCTTGGAGTAGAAGGGGCTGTTCCAGCGCATCCCCTGGTCCTTGACCGTGCCGACGTATTTGCCGAACAGGCTCAGGACAGCTGCCTGGTTCGGCTCCAGCGTGTACAGGCCGACCAGGACGAACACATTACCGGCAGCCACCAGGATGGCCGGCAGCATGGACAGGACCGGCAGGTAGCCCATGCCTGCAGCGATCAGCACGGTGGCAGCCAACAGCAGGACGACGACACTCGCAGCGATCACTGGAATGCCGGGCAAAGAACCGAGCGACTTTTCTTTCATGGCTGGGGCGTCCTTGTGATTTGGAAAAAAGATATCAAATTGATATCAAGTATGGGCGGATTTCCGACCGGCGGTCGTGGCATCGGCCCGCTAAAATGGCTGCCCCCTTCGATCTGGATGACGCCTCATGACCACCCTCGGCACTCCGCTGTCGCCTTCCGCCACCCGCGTTTTGCTGCTGGGCTCGGGCGAACTGGGCAAGGAAGTGGCAATCGAGCTGCAGCGCTTCGGCGTGGAGGTGATCGCGGCGGACCGCTACGCGAATGCGCCGGCGATGCAGGTGGCGCATCGCTCGCACGTGCTGGACATGCTCGACCCCGCCGCGCTGCGCGCGCTGATCGCCAGCGAGCGGCCGCACCTGATCGTGCCGGAGATCGAGGCCATCCACACCGAAACCCTGGTGGCGCTGGAACGCGAGCAGGGCCAGAAGGTGATCCCCACCGCGCGCGCCGCACGCCTGACCATGGACCGCGAAGGCATCCGCCGGCTGGCTGCCGAAACGCTGGGCCTGCCGACTTCGCCATACCGCTTCGTCGACACCGCCGCGCAATACCGCGAGGCGATCGCCGCCGTTGGCCTGCCCTGCGTGGTCAAGCCGGTGATGTCCTCCTCCGGCAAGGGTCAGAGCACGCTGCGCAGCGAGGCCGATATCGATGCCGCGTGGGAGTACGCGCAGACCGGTGGGCGTGCCGGTGCCGGCCGCTGCATCGTCGAAGGCTTCATCGATTTCGATTACGAAATCACCTTGCTTACCGTGCGGCATGCCGGCGGCACCTCGTACTGCGACCCCATCGGCCACTGGCAGCAGGACGGCGATTACCGCGAAAGCTGGCAGCCGCAGCCGATGTCGGAAGCCGCATTGCGTCGCTCGCAGCAGATCGCAAAAGCCATCACCGACGACCTCGGCGGCTGGGGCCTGTTTGGCGTGGAGCTGTTCGTCAAGGGCGACGAGGTATGGTTCAGCGAAGTGTCGCCGCGCCCGCACGACACCGGTCTGGTCACGCTGGTTTCGCAGGACCTGAGCGAATTCGCGTTGCATGCCCGCGCCATTCTCGGCTTGCCGGTGGGCGCAGAAGACGGCGGTGTGATCGGTCAGAGTGGCCCCTCCGCATCGTGCGCGTTACTGGCGCACGGCAATGGCGTGCCGGTGTTCGACGCCGTGGCCGACGCGCTGCGCGACCCGGATACCGCGCTGCGCCTGTTCGGCAAACCACGCGTGAATGGCCACCGCCGTGTCGGCGTCACTCTTGCACGCGCGGAGAGCATCGATGCTGCACGCGAGAAAGCGCGTGTTGCGGCTGCGGCGCTGACGATCCAGCTGCAGGGCTGATCGCCGCACGTTCCGAGAAGTGCAGCGCACCGCTGCACTTCTGCAAGCCGCCAAATGCCGCAGGCTTTGATTCGTCACCATGACCGGCATCGTTGGCCCATGCACACCGCATGAGCTTCGTCTGCACCCTCATCCGCCCCTTCGGGGCACCTTCTCCCCCATAAAGGAGGACAATGTCCCGGCGGGGGAAGCAAACACGCGAGTGCCGCTCGACTCAGATCACTGGTAGTGAAGCGACATGATCTGTTCACTGCCCGCAACGCTGCGCCTCCAAGCGCGACTCACCGCACGTGCCTGCGTCGGCCTACCAGGCAAGCGCGCCGCAGATGGACCAGGAACTCGCCCTTCCGAATCCCAAATCCCCACTCCCCACTCCCGGCTACCAAACAACATCCACCCACACCGCATGATGGTCGCTGCCATCGGCAATCGCCGCCTCCGGGGCGCTGCTGGCTGGCCAGAAAATGCCGCTTCCAGCCAGGGTGAACTGGCGCGACGGCAGCACGTAATCCAGACGCATGGTGCCGGCCTGCGGGCCGAAGTCGCCGGTGACCTGGTGCGGGTCGCCGACATGCGCGATGCCTTGCGCGGCATATTCGGCGGTCTTTTCCGGGCCGCCGGCGCTGCGTGGTGTGGGGTACTGGAGAACGCGCGGGTGATCGATCAGCGCACGGATCGCTTCATGGCGGCCGGCGCCATCGATCGGGTCGTTGTTCAGATCGCCCAGAATGACGAAGCGCGCATCGGCGGGCAGGCCGCCACAGGCGCCTTTGTCGTCGCATAGCCAGCGCCGGCTGTCGGCTGCGTTGTCCAGGTACGCACGCCACAGCGCGAGCTCATCGTGGTTACGTGCGGCGTTGCGTTTTTCCGCGCCATCGAACACCGGTGGGGTGGGGTGCGATACCAGTGCGTGCACCACGCCCAGCGGCGTGCGCACCGGCACGTCCCAGTGCGATTTGGACGACAGCCGCAGCTGCGCCCAGACCGCGTCGCGATAAAACGAGGCCCGCGTGGTCGGATCGATCGGCCGCAGTGCGCCCGGCAGCGTGCTCCACTTCAGCAGCTGGAAACTGCGCACGGCCTGTGCATCGATCGGATACCGCGACAGGACCAGCATGCCGTACTGGCCTGGATGCAGGCCGAAGCCCCAGGCATCGTTGCCGCGGTTGCGGCCATTGCCGCCGACACTGCCGCTGTTGTCCAGATCCAGACCGCTCGGAACGCCAGTGTTGACCGGCGCCAGATACCGATACGGATAACGCAGCGGCTCGCCGCCGCCCGGCTGTGCCACCTGCAGGTAGCGCTGCTGGAACAGATCGGCGGCGCGGTGGTCCGGATCGAAATCGAATTCGTTGAGCAGCACCAGATCCGGGCGCACGCGCTGCAGCACTGCGGCGATCTTGCGCGCATGTGCGCTGTCGCCCTGCAGGTCGGCAATCAAGCCGCCCGCTTCGTCGGAATACAGCGAGGTGTTGTAGGTGGCGATGCGCAGTGGCGCCGCAACCGGCTTGGCAGGCGAGGGGTCGGATGCGGTGGTGGTGGATGGCATGCGATGGGTGCAGGCGGCGCACAGCGCGGTGAGCGCGAGCAGCAGGAGAGATTTGATCATCGCGGAATTCTCGCATGGCCGATGCGACAGGCCGATGTCGCCGTTTGGCAGCTCACGGGGCTGGCGCGCCGGCGGGCAGTCCACGCCAGTGGCGGCCATCGTAGGCCTCCAGCGCATTGAAGCGGCGCTTGTAGTTCATCTTGGCGTGGCCATCGATCCAGTAGCCCAGATAGACATGCGCGCGTCGCTCGCGCTGTGCCCACTGGATCTGCTGCAGGATCGCGAACGTCCCCAGGCTGCGTGCAGCCGCCTCGGGCGCGTAGAACGTGTACACCGCCGACAATGCATGCTCGGTGACATCGGTGACCGCCACGGCGAGCAAGTCCCCCGGGCCGTGCGCGACGGGCGCCTGGCGGATTTCCAGAAAGCGCCCGTGCGACCAGCCGCCGATCAGGAACTGGTCGAACTCGGTAGCGCCATGCTCGTCCATGCCGCCGCCGGAATGCCGGTGCTTGAGATAGCGACGGTACAGCGCAAGTTGCTCGTCGGTACGTTCGGCGGCGACCACACGCACCACCAGGTCCTGGTTGCGCGCCAGGCAACGGCGTTGGCTGCGATCGGGATGGAACGCGTCCACCGCGATGCGCACCGGCACGCAGGCGCGGCAGCGTTCGCAATGCGGGCGGTAGACCAGATCGCCGGAGCGGCGGAATCCCCATGCCAGGGCCTGCGGGTAGATCGTTCCCAGGCGCGGATCGTGTGGGTCCAGCACAAGGTCGCGCGCCTGGCGGTCCGACCAGTAGCCACAGGGATGCTCGCCGGTCTGGAACAGGCGCAGGTCGTCGTGGGTGTCGGCGTGGATGGCCATGCGCTCAGGATAGCGCCTGCGCGTCGCAACAGCGGCGACTGTCCGCCGGATGAATACGGCCCGTGCGCGCGTCAACGCATGCGCCGGCGGTTCGTTGATGTGGATGTTGGTGGCAGCGCACGGTGGATCCGGATGCGCCACCCACGCGATGCGGCCCATGCAGGTGCCGCGTGTGGTTCCCACAGATCAGGAGTTTCTCATGACGTCCCGCAAACCCTTTCTTGCCCTGGCCATGCTGGCCGCGCTGTCCGTCGGCGCAGTCGCCGCCGCCACCCCGCCGGCATCCGGCGATGCGCCGCGTCCTGCCAAGCTCGACACCAACGGCGATGGCGTGATCGACCGCAGCGAAGCGGCCGCCAACCCGGAGCTGGCCGCGCAGTTCGATACGCTGGACACCAACAAGGACGGCAAGCTCTCGCGCGATGAGCGTCCGCGCCATCGTGGCCCGGGGCACGATGGTCGCGGGCAGTGGCTGGCCAAGTTCGACACCAACAAGGATGGGCGCATCAGCCGCGAGGAGGCCAAGGCCGACCCGAAATTCGCTGCACGCTTCGACCAGATGGACGTCAACAAGGATGGCTTTATTGATCGTGCCGACCGTGAGCTGCGCATGCAGCAGCATCGCGATGCGTGGTTTGCCAAGGCCGATACCGACAAGGACGGCAAGCTGAGCAAGGCCGAGTTCGATGCGGCGTCAAAGATGCGCGGCGAGCACGGCCCGCGTGGTCCGGGCGAGCCCGGCGACCATGGCAAGCATCCGATGCCGCCCAGGCCGGCTGCCGGCAACTGATCGAGGGGCGCGCATGCCCCGTCCCAGGGACACGGCGAGGGCATGCACTCGCCGTGTACTACGTTCAATGCAATGCTAGTGGTAGTCAGCAACACGTAACAAGGCGCCGATCGACCCACGGCCTCCTGCGCAAGCAGGGGGCCGTTTTTGTTGCTCGCAAGGGGCTGTCATTGATGGTGCAGCAGTGACGTCACGCCGGCCTTGAAGCATTCCCAGGTGCATGGAGTGACGCACGATGGGCAACATGACCGCTGCCACGCTTGCCAGCACTGCGCCCGGACTGGACATGCAGCGGTACAACAGCGGTGCCTGCGTGGCGCCGCGTCTGCGCGCATCGCGTTCCAGCATAGGGCGCATGACGCGCGGTAGCACCCGGATGGACTGGTGGCCGAGCACCGCCATACCGGCGCAGAGCATCAGCAGCGATGCCCACGCGCCGGCATCCAGCTGTTTCAGCAGGAGCGTGCTGCCGACCACCAGCACCGAGGTCAGTGTGGTGATGTGCATGACGCGACGAACCGAGGCTGCCTCAGCGGCGTTCTGCGTAAAGCGCAACAGATACCAGCAGGACCAGTACGTGCCGAATCCGGCAACCAGCACGGCACCGGCGGCGAACAGCGCCGGCATGTCGAGCCAGAGGCTGAGCGCGCCAGCGGCCCCACCTCCGCCGAGCGCCGAGCCGGTCAATCCACCGGCACCCAACCTGCCTGCGCCAGCGAGGCCGCCGAGCACGATCGCCGCGCTTGCGGTGCCCGGAGCCGCAAGCATCGTCACCGAGGTCACCGCCGTGGCAGACGCAACGCTGGGCGCACTGCTGCGCA
The window above is part of the Xanthomonas cassavae CFBP 4642 genome. Proteins encoded here:
- a CDS encoding M15 family metallopeptidase, which produces MRPALTLLLNTTAIELLPAALLHARSNADARVLAQADWLLRRKRDGRYLAAQLAQGLMPLMPRLAREPGLDEALDRLQVAAARTQQPHGMTLMVDDLQRRLSQLGLDADGYVQRTGLQLIAEPATLHFSGRDRFGRPLWLSAGAARAWRLMRAAALRADIVLDAISGYRSHDYQLGIFERKFGRGLTLEQILAVNAAPGFSEHHSGNALDLGTPGEPPAGESFESTAAFAWLSHHAPHFGYRLSYPRDNPHGIVYEPWHWRWHAA
- a CDS encoding SPFH domain-containing protein, with product MKEKSLGSLPGIPVIAASVVVLLLAATVLIAAGMGYLPVLSMLPAILVAAGNVFVLVGLYTLEPNQAAVLSLFGKYVGTVKDQGMRWNSPFYSKRRVSQRVRNFESGRLKVNELDGSPIEIAAVIVWQVLDASEAVYNVDDYESFVHIQSEAALRAMATSYPYDQHEEGQISLRSHPAEISEQLKRHLDERLTQAGVDVIEARISHLAYAPEIAQAMLQRQQANAVIAARTRIVAGAVGMVEMALAELQKNGVVQLDEERKAHMVSNLLTVLCADRGTQPVVNAGSLY
- the purT gene encoding formate-dependent phosphoribosylglycinamide formyltransferase produces the protein MTTLGTPLSPSATRVLLLGSGELGKEVAIELQRFGVEVIAADRYANAPAMQVAHRSHVLDMLDPAALRALIASERPHLIVPEIEAIHTETLVALEREQGQKVIPTARAARLTMDREGIRRLAAETLGLPTSPYRFVDTAAQYREAIAAVGLPCVVKPVMSSSGKGQSTLRSEADIDAAWEYAQTGGRAGAGRCIVEGFIDFDYEITLLTVRHAGGTSYCDPIGHWQQDGDYRESWQPQPMSEAALRRSQQIAKAITDDLGGWGLFGVELFVKGDEVWFSEVSPRPHDTGLVTLVSQDLSEFALHARAILGLPVGAEDGGVIGQSGPSASCALLAHGNGVPVFDAVADALRDPDTALRLFGKPRVNGHRRVGVTLARAESIDAAREKARVAAAALTIQLQG
- a CDS encoding endonuclease/exonuclease/phosphatase family protein; protein product: MAATGVDCPPARQPRELPNGDIGLSHRPCENSAMIKSLLLLALTALCAACTHRMPSTTTASDPSPAKPVAAPLRIATYNTSLYSDEAGGLIADLQGDSAHARKIAAVLQRVRPDLVLLNEFDFDPDHRAADLFQQRYLQVAQPGGGEPLRYPYRYLAPVNTGVPSGLDLDNSGSVGGNGRNRGNDAWGFGLHPGQYGMLVLSRYPIDAQAVRSFQLLKWSTLPGALRPIDPTTRASFYRDAVWAQLRLSSKSHWDVPVRTPLGVVHALVSHPTPPVFDGAEKRNAARNHDELALWRAYLDNAADSRRWLCDDKGACGGLPADARFVILGDLNNDPIDGAGRHEAIRALIDHPRVLQYPTPRSAGGPEKTAEYAAQGIAHVGDPHQVTGDFGPQAGTMRLDYVLPSRQFTLAGSGIFWPASSAPEAAIADGSDHHAVWVDVVW
- a CDS encoding arginyltransferase produces the protein MGRIAWVAHPDPPCAATNIHINEPPAHALTRARAVFIRRTVAAVATRRRYPERMAIHADTHDDLRLFQTGEHPCGYWSDRQARDLVLDPHDPRLGTIYPQALAWGFRRSGDLVYRPHCERCRACVPVRIAVDAFHPDRSQRRCLARNQDLVVRVVAAERTDEQLALYRRYLKHRHSGGGMDEHGATEFDQFLIGGWSHGRFLEIRQAPVAHGPGDLLAVAVTDVTEHALSAVYTFYAPEAAARSLGTFAILQQIQWAQRERRAHVYLGYWIDGHAKMNYKRRFNALEAYDGRHWRGLPAGAPAP